A DNA window from Actinomadura coerulea contains the following coding sequences:
- a CDS encoding pyridoxamine 5'-phosphate oxidase family protein, protein MSAAGAAAEPEPIQPIRPVEPKAERPYMPGYGIQGPHEGSGLLPWSWAVERLRAARNFWVCTVRPDGRPHSMPVWGAWSGEALLFSSAVPSRKMVNLRANPQVVVTTEEAENPVVIEGRAEIVTELRDLQRFIDLVNSKYATRYRVDFLDPEVNATVAVRPQSVFGLRQGDFTGSPTRWSFIT, encoded by the coding sequence ATGTCGGCCGCCGGCGCCGCCGCGGAACCGGAGCCCATCCAGCCCATCCGACCCGTCGAACCGAAGGCGGAACGTCCGTACATGCCGGGTTACGGCATCCAGGGACCGCATGAGGGAAGCGGCCTGCTGCCGTGGTCCTGGGCCGTAGAGCGGCTGCGGGCCGCCCGCAACTTCTGGGTGTGCACCGTGCGGCCGGACGGACGTCCGCACTCCATGCCCGTCTGGGGCGCCTGGTCGGGCGAGGCGCTGCTGTTCAGCAGCGCGGTGCCGTCCCGCAAGATGGTGAACCTGCGGGCGAACCCCCAGGTGGTGGTCACCACCGAGGAGGCCGAGAATCCGGTCGTCATCGAGGGGCGCGCCGAGATCGTCACCGAACTGCGGGATCTACAGCGGTTCATCGACCTGGTCAACTCCAAGTACGCCACGCGCTATCGTGTCGATTTCCTGGACCCGGAGGTGAACGCCACCGTCGCGGTGCGGCCACAGTCGGTGTTCGGGCTCCGCCAGGGAGATTTCACCGGTTCTCCCACCCGGTGGTCGTTCATAACCTGA
- a CDS encoding DUF6191 domain-containing protein, translating to MKPPFRRRKRVKGRPMGNRPEAAEPETIEWPREGTGKSSLMGAIRGDGETGAGFGGGMFEDLASAFEGSKKVKQEELERQKVLRQDDHEQTGSGNVRDDLESGKIRIRRTPPPG from the coding sequence GTGAAGCCACCCTTTCGCCGCCGCAAGCGCGTCAAGGGCCGTCCGATGGGCAACCGCCCGGAGGCGGCCGAGCCGGAGACCATCGAGTGGCCCCGCGAGGGGACGGGCAAGTCGTCCCTGATGGGGGCCATCAGGGGCGACGGCGAGACCGGCGCCGGTTTCGGCGGCGGCATGTTCGAGGACCTCGCCTCCGCCTTCGAGGGCTCCAAGAAGGTCAAGCAGGAGGAGCTGGAGCGGCAGAAGGTGCTGCGCCAGGACGACCACGAGCAGACCGGATCCGGCAACGTCCGCGACGACCTGGAGTCCGGCAAGATCCGGATCCGGCGCACCCCGCCGCCCGGATGA